Proteins encoded in a region of the Corvus hawaiiensis isolate bCorHaw1 chromosome 31, bCorHaw1.pri.cur, whole genome shotgun sequence genome:
- the LOC125318677 gene encoding serine/threonine-protein kinase PAK 3-like isoform X1, whose amino-acid sequence MSSKQLGLSEATKMPAGTSTLAFSQSLGEEKSRLLGFLGALLDRCIFGVTPGCLEHWLMDGHLTRGWRHARPLGSPAGSAPPLAPSLAEEEAEEEPNDKKPPSVVHPQPERAEPLSLDARSAVQRAAAPARSAAASTPPHASTSSSSPAQQLEMREEQSLRRLRSIVSLGEPRRKYSAFEELGRGGFGAVYKALDASTGQQVAIKKMALQEEMSEELAVNEIVVMRDSRNPNIVTYLDSYLVDGELWLAMEFMDGGTLYDVLGAVYLEEGQIGAVCRECLQGLHFLHSRRVIHRDVKSCNILVSMDGSVKLADFGLCAQLTPERDKCSSSVGTPSWMAPEVVRGEAYGPKVDIWSLGIVGLEMVEGEAPYQREPRLRVLELIERNGAPKLQNPRQHSALLRDFLRCCLQTDEDRRWSAQELLKHPFVTSGDPASSLAALIISAKQVQEDWRGDACA is encoded by the exons ATGTCATCAAAGCAGTTAGGGCTTTCAGAAGCAACAAAGATGCCAGCAGGAACAAGCACACTTGCTTTTAGTCAAAGCCTTGGGGAGGAAAAGTCACGTTTGCTTGGATTTCTTGGGGCCCTGCTGGATCGGTGCATTTTCGGAGTTACCCCGGGATGCCTTGAGCACTGGCTTATGGACG GTCACCTCACACGCGGATGGAGACACGCCCGTCCTTTG ggctcaccagcagggtcagcacctcctctggctccctctcttgctgaggaagaggctgaagagGAGCCAAATGACAAGAAGCCTCCATCTGTTGTCCATCCACAGCCTGAACGTGCAGAGCCA ctctctcttgACGCGCGCTCTGCCGTTCAACGTGCCGCTGCACCGGCGcggtctgcagcagccagcactcccCCACATGCCAGCACTTCgtccagcagcccagcccagcagctggagatgagagaggagcagagcctgaggagACTGA gGAGCATTGTGAGTCTGGGCGAGCCGAGGAGGAAATACTCGGCGTTTGAAGAACTCGGACGAGG gggttttggagctgtttatAAAGCCCTCGACGCCAGCACAGGACAACAG GTGGCCATCAAGAAAATGGCGCTTCAAGAGGAGATGTCCGAGGAGCTGGCTGTCAATGAAATCGTGGTCATGAGGGACAGTAGGAACCCCAATATTGTTACCTACTTAGACAG ctacCTGGTCGACGGGGAGCTCTGGCTGGCGATGGAGTTCATGGACGGCGGCACGTTGTATGATGTACTCGGGGCAGTGTACCTCGAGGAAGGACAGATAGGCGCTGTCTGTCGGGAG TGCCTGCAAGGACTGCATTTCCTTCATTCCCGCCGAGTCATCCACAGAGACGTCAAAAGCTGCAACATTCTTGTGAGCATGGACGGATCTGTGAAATTGG CTGACTTTGgcctctgtgctcagctcacCCCTGAGCGCGACAAGTGCAGCTCCAGCGTCGGCACTCCCAGCTGGATGGCGCCGGAAGTCGTGAGAGGAGAAGCCTACGGCCCCAAAGTGGACATCTGGTCACTGGGGATCGTGGGGCTGGAAATGGTGGAAGGGGAAGCTCCTTACCAGAGGGAACCCCGTCTCAGG GTTTTAGAACTGATAGAAAGGAACGGGGccccaaaactgcaaaaccccaggcagcactcgGCTCTCCTGCGCGACTTTCTccgctgctgcctgcagacagaTGAGGACAGGCGCTGGTCTGCCCAGGAACTCCTGaag CATCCTTTTGTGACCTCAGGCgatcctgcctccagcctggctgctctgatCATCTCAGCCAAGCAAGTGCAGGAAGACTGGAGAGGAGACGCTTGCGCCTGA
- the LOC125318677 gene encoding serine/threonine-protein kinase PAK 3-like isoform X2 → MIGQVCAAVCTVFSVAYSGYFLTHLTRHLTRGWRHARPLGSPAGSAPPLAPSLAEEEAEEEPNDKKPPSVVHPQPERAEPLSLDARSAVQRAAAPARSAAASTPPHASTSSSSPAQQLEMREEQSLRRLRSIVSLGEPRRKYSAFEELGRGGFGAVYKALDASTGQQVAIKKMALQEEMSEELAVNEIVVMRDSRNPNIVTYLDSYLVDGELWLAMEFMDGGTLYDVLGAVYLEEGQIGAVCRECLQGLHFLHSRRVIHRDVKSCNILVSMDGSVKLADFGLCAQLTPERDKCSSSVGTPSWMAPEVVRGEAYGPKVDIWSLGIVGLEMVEGEAPYQREPRLRVLELIERNGAPKLQNPRQHSALLRDFLRCCLQTDEDRRWSAQELLKHPFVTSGDPASSLAALIISAKQVQEDWRGDACA, encoded by the exons ATGATCGGGCAAGTCTGTGCCGCGGTTTGCACGGTTTTTTCTGTGGCGTATTCCGGCTACTTCCTGACCCACCTGACTC GTCACCTCACACGCGGATGGAGACACGCCCGTCCTTTG ggctcaccagcagggtcagcacctcctctggctccctctcttgctgaggaagaggctgaagagGAGCCAAATGACAAGAAGCCTCCATCTGTTGTCCATCCACAGCCTGAACGTGCAGAGCCA ctctctcttgACGCGCGCTCTGCCGTTCAACGTGCCGCTGCACCGGCGcggtctgcagcagccagcactcccCCACATGCCAGCACTTCgtccagcagcccagcccagcagctggagatgagagaggagcagagcctgaggagACTGA gGAGCATTGTGAGTCTGGGCGAGCCGAGGAGGAAATACTCGGCGTTTGAAGAACTCGGACGAGG gggttttggagctgtttatAAAGCCCTCGACGCCAGCACAGGACAACAG GTGGCCATCAAGAAAATGGCGCTTCAAGAGGAGATGTCCGAGGAGCTGGCTGTCAATGAAATCGTGGTCATGAGGGACAGTAGGAACCCCAATATTGTTACCTACTTAGACAG ctacCTGGTCGACGGGGAGCTCTGGCTGGCGATGGAGTTCATGGACGGCGGCACGTTGTATGATGTACTCGGGGCAGTGTACCTCGAGGAAGGACAGATAGGCGCTGTCTGTCGGGAG TGCCTGCAAGGACTGCATTTCCTTCATTCCCGCCGAGTCATCCACAGAGACGTCAAAAGCTGCAACATTCTTGTGAGCATGGACGGATCTGTGAAATTGG CTGACTTTGgcctctgtgctcagctcacCCCTGAGCGCGACAAGTGCAGCTCCAGCGTCGGCACTCCCAGCTGGATGGCGCCGGAAGTCGTGAGAGGAGAAGCCTACGGCCCCAAAGTGGACATCTGGTCACTGGGGATCGTGGGGCTGGAAATGGTGGAAGGGGAAGCTCCTTACCAGAGGGAACCCCGTCTCAGG GTTTTAGAACTGATAGAAAGGAACGGGGccccaaaactgcaaaaccccaggcagcactcgGCTCTCCTGCGCGACTTTCTccgctgctgcctgcagacagaTGAGGACAGGCGCTGGTCTGCCCAGGAACTCCTGaag CATCCTTTTGTGACCTCAGGCgatcctgcctccagcctggctgctctgatCATCTCAGCCAAGCAAGTGCAGGAAGACTGGAGAGGAGACGCTTGCGCCTGA
- the LOC125318766 gene encoding serine/threonine-protein kinase PAK 3-like, producing MIGQVCAAVCTVFSVAYSGYFLTHLTRHLTRGWRHARPLGSPAGSAPPLAPSLAEEEAEEEPNDKKPPSVVHPQPERAEPLSLDARSAVQRAAAPARSAAASTPPHASTSSSSPAQQLEMREEQSLRRLRSIVSLGEPRRKYSAFEELGRGGFGAVYKALDASTGQQVAIKKMALQEEMSEELAVNEIVVMRDSRNPNIVTYLDSYLVDGELWLAMEFMDGGTLYDVLGAVYLEEGQIGAVCRECLQGLHFLHSRRVIHRDVKSCNILVSMDGSVKLADFGLCAQLTPERDKCSSSVGTPSWMAPEVVRGEAYGPKVDIWSLGIVGLEMVEGEAPYQREPRLRLR from the exons ATGATCGGGCAAGTCTGTGCCGCGGTTTGCACGGTTTTTTCTGTGGCGTATTCCGGCTACTTCCTGACCCACCTGACTC GTCACCTCACACGCGGATGGAGACACGCCCGTCCTTTG ggctcaccagcagggtcagcacctcctctggctccctctcttgctgaggaagaggctgaagagGAGCCAAATGACAAGAAGCCTCCATCTGTTGTCCATCCACAGCCTGAACGTGCAGAGCCA ctctctcttgACGCGCGCTCTGCCGTTCAACGTGCCGCTGCACCGGCGcggtctgcagcagccagcactcccCCACATGCCAGCACTTCgtccagcagcccagcccagcagctggagatgagagaggagcagagcctgaggagACTGA gGAGCATTGTGAGTCTGGGCGAGCCGAGGAGGAAATACTCGGCGTTTGAAGAACTCGGACGAGG gggttttggagctgtttatAAAGCCCTCGACGCCAGCACAGGACAACAG GTGGCCATCAAGAAAATGGCGCTTCAAGAGGAGATGTCCGAGGAGCTGGCTGTCAATGAAATCGTGGTCATGAGGGACAGTAGGAACCCCAATATTGTTACCTACTTAGACAG ctacCTGGTCGACGGGGAGCTCTGGCTGGCGATGGAGTTCATGGACGGCGGCACGTTGTATGATGTACTCGGGGCAGTGTACCTCGAGGAAGGACAGATAGGCGCTGTCTGTCGGGAG TGCCTGCAAGGACTGCATTTCCTTCATTCCCGCCGAGTCATCCACAGAGACGTCAAAAGCTGCAACATTCTTGTGAGCATGGACGGATCTGTGAAATTGG CTGACTTTGgcctctgtgctcagctcacCCCTGAGCGCGACAAGTGCAGCTCCAGCGTCGGCACTCCCAGCTGGATGGCGCCGGAAGTCGTGAGAGGAGAAGCCTACGGCCCCAAAGTGGACATCTGGTCACTGGGGATCGTGGGGCTGGAAATGGTGGAAGGGGAAGCTCCTTACCAGAGGGAACCCCGTCTCAGGCTAAG GTAG
- the LOC125318768 gene encoding serine/threonine-protein kinase PAK 3-like, protein MFGQVCAAVCTVFSVAYSGYFLTHLTRHLTRGWRHARPLGSPAGSAPPLAPSLAEEEAEEEPNDKKPPSVVHPQPERAEPLSLDARSAVQRAAAPARSAAASTPPHASTSSSSPAQQLEMREEQSLRRLRSIVSLGEPRRKYSAFEELGRGGFGAVYKALDASTGQQVAIKKMALQEEMSEELAVNEIVVMRDSRNPNIVTYLDSYLVDGELWLAMEFMDGGTLYDVLGAVYLEEGQIGAVCRECLQGLHFLHSRRVIHRDVKSCNILVSMDGSVKLADFGLCAQLTPERDKCSSSVGTPSWMAPEVVRGEAYGPKVDIWSLGIVGLEMVEGEAPYQREPRLRLR, encoded by the exons ATGTTCGGGCAAGTCTGTGCCGCGGTTTGCACGGTTTTTTCTGTGGCGTATTCCGGCTACTTCCTGACCCACCTGACTC GTCACCTCACACGCGGATGGAGACACGCCCGTCCTTTG ggctcaccagcagggtcagcacctcctctggctccctctcttgctgaggaagaggctgaagagGAGCCAAATGACAAGAAGCCTCCATCTGTTGTCCATCCACAGCCTGAACGTGCAGAGCCA ctctctcttgACGCGCGCTCTGCCGTTCAACGTGCCGCTGCACCGGCGcggtctgcagcagccagcactcccCCACATGCCAGCACTTCgtccagcagcccagcccagcagctggagatgagagaggagcagagcctgaggagACTGA gGAGCATTGTGAGTCTGGGCGAGCCGAGGAGGAAATACTCGGCGTTTGAAGAACTCGGACGAGG gggttttggagctgtttatAAAGCCCTCGACGCCAGCACAGGACAACAG GTGGCCATCAAGAAAATGGCGCTTCAAGAGGAGATGTCCGAGGAGCTGGCTGTCAATGAAATCGTGGTCATGAGGGACAGTAGGAACCCCAATATTGTTACCTACTTAGACAG ctacCTGGTCGACGGGGAGCTCTGGCTGGCGATGGAGTTCATGGACGGCGGCACGTTGTATGATGTACTCGGGGCAGTGTACCTCGAGGAAGGACAGATAGGCGCTGTCTGTCGGGAG TGCCTGCAAGGACTGCATTTCCTTCATTCCCGCCGAGTCATCCACAGAGACGTCAAAAGCTGCAACATTCTTGTGAGCATGGACGGATCTGTGAAATTGG CTGACTTTGgcctctgtgctcagctcacCCCTGAGCGCGACAAGTGCAGCTCCAGCGTCGGCACTCCCAGCTGGATGGCGCCGGAAGTCGTGAGAGGAGAAGCCTACGGCCCCAAAGTGGACATCTGGTCACTGGGGATCGTGGGGCTGGAAATGGTGGAAGGGGAAGCTCCTTACCAGAGGGAACCCCGTCTCAGGCTAAG GTAG